A portion of the Candidatus Goldiibacteriota bacterium genome contains these proteins:
- a CDS encoding DUF4912 domain-containing protein: MAAKKVTKKTAVKKSEEKPVKKAAAKAVSGKSDKAEIKSKEKIAAKKTEKPDVKKSVKKLSPVKEEKEINDDQKPAVKKPAAKKSAVKKQDKEVNTEKKALIVKKAKADVLSGKTVLEDEESEVEAAKFYAPQAKSDELKKYEASIEKGSMHEGELPERYYDNKLVLMARDPYWCYAYWDISPEVMAQNTRAVKDEWGRHWLVLRVYDVTGVSFDGTNSNKYIDISVTGDANNWYLNVWEAGKTYLVELGFKTTDGHFISIARSNQVGTPLDSVSTIIEEEWMSVDEDFDEIFKLSGGGKSGIGASERAGLNLNETLSSQGGSEIYGSNQGVPGEKKRKFFLVADTELILYGATERDAKLTIKGELVKLESDGSFSARYHLPDGVMVLPVEATSNDGIDNIKITFTVERSKK, from the coding sequence GTGGCGGCAAAAAAAGTTACAAAAAAGACAGCTGTGAAAAAATCGGAAGAAAAACCAGTTAAAAAAGCTGCTGCAAAAGCAGTTTCCGGGAAATCCGATAAAGCTGAAATTAAATCTAAAGAAAAAATTGCCGCTAAAAAAACAGAAAAACCGGATGTTAAAAAAAGTGTAAAAAAGTTATCACCGGTAAAAGAAGAAAAAGAGATAAATGATGATCAAAAACCTGCGGTAAAAAAACCTGCGGCTAAAAAATCCGCGGTAAAAAAGCAGGATAAAGAAGTTAATACCGAAAAGAAAGCCCTTATAGTAAAAAAGGCAAAGGCGGACGTTCTTTCCGGCAAAACCGTATTGGAAGATGAAGAAAGCGAAGTGGAAGCCGCAAAGTTTTACGCGCCGCAGGCTAAAAGTGATGAATTAAAAAAATATGAAGCTTCTATAGAAAAAGGCAGTATGCACGAAGGCGAACTTCCCGAACGTTATTATGATAATAAACTTGTATTAATGGCGCGCGACCCTTACTGGTGCTACGCGTACTGGGACATTTCTCCCGAAGTAATGGCGCAGAATACACGCGCTGTTAAAGATGAATGGGGAAGGCACTGGCTTGTATTAAGGGTATATGATGTTACCGGGGTCAGTTTTGACGGGACAAATTCAAATAAATATATAGATATTTCCGTAACCGGGGACGCTAATAACTGGTATTTAAATGTATGGGAAGCCGGAAAAACATATCTTGTAGAGCTTGGTTTTAAAACCACCGACGGCCATTTTATTTCCATTGCAAGGTCAAATCAGGTAGGGACTCCCTTGGATTCTGTATCCACAATTATTGAAGAAGAATGGATGTCGGTTGATGAAGATTTTGATGAAATATTTAAATTGTCAGGCGGAGGTAAAAGTGGTATTGGCGCCTCTGAAAGGGCGGGTTTAAATCTTAACGAGACGCTGTCATCTCAGGGCGGGTCTGAAATTTACGGAAGCAATCAGGGTGTGCCGGGGGAAAAGAAACGCAAATTTTTCCTTGTGGCTGACACAGAGCTTATATTATACGGCGCAACCGAACGCGACGCAAAACTTACAATAAAAGGCGAGCTTGTAAAGCTTGAAAGTGACGGGTCGTTTTCGGCAAGATACCACCTGCCTGACGGCGTAATGGTTCTTCCGGTGGAAGCCACATCAAACGACGGCATTGATAATATCAAAATAACTTTTACCGTTGAAAGAAGCAAAAAGTAA
- a CDS encoding integration host factor subunit beta: MTKIEIVDKIGENIALPKKDIEKVLDQFVKIAQDALQEGTKISVTGLGSFSVKERKGRLARNPKTGEKVEVPAKKVVKFKPGKELVEVMLGKPPAAQ; this comes from the coding sequence GGTGAAAACATCGCGCTTCCCAAAAAAGACATTGAAAAAGTTCTTGATCAGTTTGTAAAAATTGCTCAGGACGCATTACAGGAAGGCACAAAGATTTCCGTTACAGGCCTTGGTTCCTTTTCTGTTAAAGAAAGAAAAGGCAGGCTTGCAAGAAATCCTAAAACCGGCGAAAAGGTTGAAGTTCCGGCAAAGAAAGTTGTTAAATTCAAACCCGGCAAAGAACTTGTTGAAGTAATGCTTGGGAAACCTCCGGCAGCACAATAA
- a CDS encoding DUF1957 domain-containing protein gives MKKDPSGYLALILHAHLPFVRHPEYNDPLEENWFFEAITETYIPLINTFNKLIDDGVDFRITMSLTPPLISMMRDEMLQLRYLKHINRLIELIEKEVTRTKFEPHFNETAKIYREKFHNARFVFEEKCKMDLVSAFAKIQESGKLEIITCGATHGFLPLDPQKHAANAQVKVAVDHYTETFGRRPKGIWLPECGYTPGDDEILKNNGIRYFMVDTHGILHGNPRPKYGVFAPVYCKSGVAAFGRDMESSRQVWSAKSGYPGDFRYREFYRDIGYDLDYDYIKPYIHESGIRVNTGIKYHKITGGVDLSGKQPYNYYDALEAAATHAGNFMFNREKQVEHLRSVMKRKPVIVAPYDAELFGHWWYEGPNFIDYLLRKMHYDQNTVDTITPSEYLEKYPENQVVTPAFSSWGAKGYAEFWLNSTNDWIYRHLHKTYEKMHDLAIKYKFKPIDPMTERLLKQAAREVLLAQSSDWAFIMRTQTMVEYAVKRTKNHIMRFYKINDMLLSGNVDAEYLMEIELRDNIFPSIDWTSFT, from the coding sequence ATGAAAAAGGATCCTTCGGGATACTTAGCCCTAATACTGCACGCGCATCTGCCTTTTGTAAGGCATCCTGAATATAATGACCCGCTGGAAGAAAATTGGTTTTTTGAAGCCATAACAGAAACCTATATCCCTCTCATTAATACCTTCAATAAGCTTATTGATGATGGTGTTGATTTCAGGATAACAATGTCGCTTACCCCCCCTTTAATTTCAATGATGCGCGATGAAATGCTTCAGCTGCGCTATTTAAAACACATAAACAGGCTTATAGAACTTATTGAAAAAGAAGTAACAAGGACTAAATTTGAACCTCACTTTAACGAAACCGCGAAAATTTACAGGGAAAAATTTCATAATGCCAGGTTTGTATTTGAAGAGAAATGCAAAATGGACCTTGTATCAGCTTTTGCAAAAATTCAGGAATCCGGTAAACTTGAAATAATAACCTGCGGCGCCACGCACGGTTTTCTTCCGCTTGACCCGCAAAAGCACGCGGCTAACGCGCAGGTAAAAGTGGCTGTTGATCATTACACAGAGACTTTTGGAAGAAGGCCAAAGGGAATTTGGCTGCCGGAATGCGGTTACACGCCGGGCGATGATGAGATTTTAAAAAATAATGGCATAAGATATTTTATGGTGGATACGCACGGAATTCTGCACGGAAACCCCAGGCCAAAATATGGCGTCTTTGCGCCCGTTTACTGCAAATCGGGTGTTGCGGCTTTTGGGCGCGATATGGAATCTTCCAGACAGGTCTGGAGTGCCAAATCCGGCTATCCCGGTGATTTTAGGTACAGGGAATTTTATCGCGATATAGGATACGATCTGGATTATGATTATATAAAACCTTATATACACGAAAGCGGGATAAGGGTAAATACGGGAATAAAATATCACAAGATAACAGGGGGCGTGGACCTTTCGGGGAAACAGCCGTATAATTATTATGACGCGCTTGAAGCTGCCGCCACGCATGCCGGCAATTTTATGTTCAACAGGGAAAAACAGGTGGAACATTTAAGGTCGGTAATGAAACGCAAGCCTGTAATTGTGGCGCCCTATGACGCGGAACTTTTTGGCCACTGGTGGTATGAAGGCCCTAATTTTATTGATTACCTTTTAAGAAAAATGCATTATGACCAGAACACCGTTGATACTATAACGCCGTCTGAATACCTTGAAAAATATCCGGAAAATCAGGTGGTAACACCGGCCTTTTCAAGCTGGGGAGCCAAAGGCTACGCTGAATTCTGGTTAAATTCCACGAACGACTGGATATACAGGCACCTGCACAAGACTTACGAAAAAATGCACGATCTGGCCATTAAATACAAATTTAAGCCGATTGACCCGATGACAGAGAGGCTGCTAAAACAGGCGGCAAGGGAAGTGCTTCTGGCGCAGTCAAGTGACTGGGCATTTATCATGAGAACACAGACTATGGTTGAATACGCTGTTAAGCGTACTAAGAATCATATTATGCGTTTTTATAAAATAAACGATATGCTTCTCTCCGGAAATGTTGATGCGGAATACCTTATGGAAATAGAATTAAGGGATAATATTTTCCCTAGTATTGATTGGACATCGTTTACTTAA